Proteins encoded in a region of the Photobacterium profundum SS9 genome:
- the ctaD gene encoding cytochrome c oxidase subunit I, whose product MTDMLREEVKTDVEGSDSNSNILKDDVLNNDFSDDQHSQHHHQPTGFKRWLFTTNHKDIGSLYLIFSFAMFLTGGAMAMVIRAELFQPGLQLVEPNFFNQMTTVHGLIMVFGAVMPAFTGLANWMIPMMIGAPDMALPRMNNWSFWILPFAFTLLLSSLFMEGGGPNFGWTFYAPLSTMYSPASTGLFVFSIHIMGISSIMGAINVIVTIINLRAPGMTYMKMPLFVWTWLITAFLLIAVMPVLAGAVTMVLTDKYFGTSFFNAAGGGDPVMFQHIFWFFGHPEVYIMILPSFGIISAIIPAFSRKRLFGYSSMVYATASIAGLSFLVWAHHMFTTGMPVAAELFFMYCTMLISVPTGVKVFNWVATMWRGSLTFEVPMLFSIAFIVLFTIGGFSGLMLAITPADFQYHDTYFVVAHFHYVLVSGAIFSIMAAAYYWMPKWTGYMFDERLAKWHFWCSVVSVNILFFPMHFLGLAGMPRRIPDYALQFADVNAVVSIGGFMFGLSQLIFLAVVIKCIRGGEPAAAKPWEGAEGLEWTVASPAPHHTFSTPPKID is encoded by the coding sequence ATGACGGATATGTTACGAGAAGAAGTTAAAACAGACGTTGAAGGCAGTGATTCAAACAGTAATATCTTAAAAGACGACGTATTAAATAACGACTTTTCAGACGATCAACATTCACAACACCATCATCAACCTACCGGTTTTAAACGCTGGCTATTTACGACTAATCATAAAGATATTGGTTCGTTATATTTAATCTTCAGTTTTGCCATGTTTTTAACGGGTGGTGCGATGGCAATGGTGATTCGAGCAGAATTATTTCAGCCTGGATTACAGCTAGTCGAACCCAATTTTTTTAATCAAATGACCACGGTTCATGGGTTGATCATGGTCTTTGGTGCAGTAATGCCGGCTTTTACTGGGCTGGCTAATTGGATGATTCCAATGATGATTGGTGCGCCAGATATGGCATTACCAAGAATGAATAACTGGAGCTTCTGGATTCTACCGTTTGCGTTTACCTTGTTGCTATCGTCGCTATTTATGGAAGGGGGCGGTCCTAATTTTGGTTGGACGTTCTACGCACCACTGTCGACTATGTATAGCCCTGCCAGTACAGGATTGTTTGTTTTTTCTATTCATATCATGGGGATAAGTTCAATCATGGGGGCGATCAATGTGATTGTGACCATTATTAACTTACGTGCTCCGGGTATGACCTACATGAAAATGCCTTTGTTCGTATGGACGTGGCTGATCACCGCTTTCTTGTTAATTGCCGTTATGCCCGTGCTGGCAGGTGCCGTTACCATGGTATTGACCGATAAATATTTCGGGACGAGTTTCTTCAATGCCGCGGGTGGCGGCGATCCGGTGATGTTCCAGCATATCTTTTGGTTCTTTGGTCACCCTGAAGTCTATATCATGATTTTGCCGAGTTTCGGTATCATTTCGGCCATTATTCCGGCCTTTTCGCGTAAAAGACTCTTTGGCTATAGCTCGATGGTGTATGCAACCGCATCGATTGCCGGGCTGAGTTTTCTTGTGTGGGCACACCACATGTTTACCACCGGTATGCCCGTGGCGGCTGAACTATTCTTCATGTATTGCACCATGTTGATCTCGGTGCCGACTGGGGTGAAAGTCTTTAACTGGGTGGCGACGATGTGGCGAGGCTCGTTGACCTTTGAAGTGCCGATGTTATTTTCTATCGCCTTTATTGTCTTGTTCACCATTGGCGGGTTCTCTGGGCTGATGTTGGCCATTACTCCTGCTGATTTTCAATATCATGATACTTACTTTGTGGTAGCGCATTTCCATTATGTTCTGGTGTCAGGTGCCATCTTTTCTATCATGGCTGCTGCGTATTATTGGATGCCTAAATGGACAGGATACATGTTCGATGAACGGCTGGCTAAATGGCACTTTTGGTGCTCTGTCGTATCGGTGAACATTCTATTCTTCCCGATGCATTTTCTTGGGCTTGCGGGTATGCCACGTCGAATCCCTGATTATGCTCTGCAATTCGCCGATGTGAATGCGGTAGTCAGCATTGGCGGCTTTATGTTTGGTTTATCTCAACTGATTTTCTTGGCGGTCGTGATTAAGTGTATTCGCGGTGGTGAGCCAGCAGCAGCAAAACCCTGGGAAGGGGCTGAAGGGTTGGAATGGACGGTTGCTTCACCTGCACCTCATCATACATTTTCAACACCACCAAAAATTGATTAG
- a CDS encoding cytochrome c oxidase assembly protein: MSSSEKKAEQKSSTDEDIKQQGKKRSFWSLILMSVAMFGFAFALVPLYDVFCDLTGINGKTANTPTEQSQRIVSDRKVTVEFVAYISPGMQWTFEPQITRIIVNPGETKTIKYAARNLAATASIGQAVPSVSPGLAARYFNKIECFCFNRQPLEAGESAELPLVFYIDPDLPEDINTLTLAYTLYDVKPTGSALTQ; this comes from the coding sequence ATGAGCAGCTCAGAAAAGAAAGCAGAGCAGAAATCCAGTACAGATGAAGATATAAAACAGCAAGGTAAGAAGCGGTCTTTTTGGTCTTTAATATTGATGTCTGTTGCTATGTTTGGATTCGCTTTTGCCTTAGTGCCGCTCTATGACGTGTTTTGTGATCTCACGGGAATCAACGGTAAAACGGCAAATACGCCAACGGAACAGAGCCAGCGTATTGTGAGTGATCGTAAGGTGACTGTGGAGTTTGTGGCTTATATCAGTCCGGGGATGCAGTGGACATTTGAACCGCAAATTACCCGTATTATAGTGAATCCGGGTGAAACGAAAACCATTAAATATGCAGCCCGTAATCTGGCGGCGACCGCCTCGATAGGTCAGGCTGTGCCGTCGGTTTCTCCGGGTTTAGCTGCTCGTTATTTTAATAAAATCGAATGTTTTTGCTTTAACCGTCAGCCTCTAGAGGCGGGGGAATCGGCAGAGTTACCCTTAGTGTTTTATATCGACCCTGATCTACCTGAAGATATAAATACATTAACTTTGGCTTATACCTTATATGACGTTAAACCTACGGGTTCGGCGCTAACGCAATGA
- a CDS encoding cytochrome c oxidase subunit 3 — MSNPYSEHEQSLPEQSANKPHEHYYVPDASIWPIVGAIALFLIALGAGATVGDLFNGQGPWILLTGVGLILFMLTGWFRDVIQESMGGLYSSQMDRSFRQGMSWFIFSEVMFFFAFFGVLFYARMISVPWLGGAGNNEMTNLVLWPEFVAQWPLIKTPDGRETQAMGPIGLPLYNTMILLVSSVTVHIAHTALEKNNRKRLTLFLLLTVLLGSLFVYLQGVEYIHAYQEMDLTLDSGVYGNTFFLLTGFHGLHVSLGTIMLFVVWCRILKGHFTPHQHFAFQAGAWYWHFVDVVWLCLFVFVYIL, encoded by the coding sequence ATGTCTAATCCTTACAGTGAACATGAACAGTCTCTTCCTGAGCAATCAGCGAATAAACCCCATGAACATTATTATGTGCCAGATGCCAGCATATGGCCGATTGTCGGGGCTATTGCTTTATTTCTGATAGCGTTAGGGGCGGGTGCAACGGTTGGTGATTTGTTTAATGGACAAGGGCCGTGGATTTTACTGACCGGTGTCGGTTTAATTCTTTTTATGCTGACGGGTTGGTTTCGAGATGTGATCCAAGAATCGATGGGGGGCTTATATAGCTCACAGATGGATCGTTCATTTCGCCAAGGCATGAGTTGGTTTATTTTCTCTGAAGTGATGTTCTTCTTTGCCTTCTTTGGGGTGTTATTTTACGCCCGAATGATCTCGGTGCCTTGGCTGGGTGGGGCGGGTAATAATGAGATGACGAATTTGGTGTTGTGGCCAGAATTTGTCGCGCAATGGCCGCTTATTAAAACCCCTGATGGCCGTGAAACCCAAGCCATGGGGCCTATCGGCTTACCTTTGTACAACACTATGATTTTATTGGTCTCTTCTGTCACTGTTCATATCGCGCATACTGCATTAGAGAAGAACAATCGTAAACGCTTGACCTTATTTTTACTGCTAACCGTTTTGCTCGGTAGTTTGTTCGTTTACTTGCAAGGCGTGGAATATATCCATGCTTATCAAGAAATGGACTTAACACTCGATTCTGGGGTGTATGGCAATACATTCTTCTTGCTCACCGGTTTTCACGGGCTGCATGTCAGCTTAGGTACGATCATGCTATTCGTGGTGTGGTGTCGTATTTTAAAAGGACACTTTACGCCGCATCAGCATTTTGCTTTTCAAGCAGGCGCTTGGTATTGGCACTTTGTCGATGTGGTTTGGCTGTGCCTATTTGTTTTCGTCTATATTTTATAG
- a CDS encoding DUF2909 domain-containing protein: MLIKATIVCLLIFIVLNLFRALPMMLKSKTEPLSSNKPMSHFLGRRILLSIFVFALLLLAITTGIIEPNPRPY; this comes from the coding sequence ATGCTCATTAAAGCCACCATCGTCTGCCTATTAATATTTATTGTGCTGAACCTATTCCGAGCATTGCCAATGATGCTTAAGAGCAAGACTGAACCGTTATCATCCAATAAACCGATGTCGCACTTCCTTGGCCGTCGTATTCTTCTATCTATTTTTGTCTTCGCTCTATTATTACTGGCTATCACCACGGGGATTATTGAACCGAACCCTCGCCCCTATTAA
- a CDS encoding SURF1 family protein gives MTTLVKLGLWQMSRAQEKEALNIALERRSEQVYYSLASLPADPRWYGLTLHGKFEHSKAVLLDNQLYRGRPGYHLLYPFVVNDGWFLVNLGWIAAPQYREQLPVLPEHHGELKIAGIIAKPSQLIELSADSLDSDWPLRVQNLHIDELSTNMDLPLQPWILQIDPDSPVALQQTWTPVVMGPQKHYAYALQWFLLAVAVSGLAFWWLKPSSTHHQE, from the coding sequence ATGACGACATTGGTCAAGTTGGGTCTGTGGCAAATGTCGCGTGCGCAAGAAAAAGAAGCGTTGAATATCGCGTTAGAGCGCCGTAGTGAGCAGGTTTATTACAGCCTTGCCAGCTTACCTGCTGATCCCCGTTGGTATGGGTTAACCCTGCATGGCAAGTTTGAACACAGTAAGGCAGTGCTGCTTGATAATCAGCTCTATCGAGGCCGTCCTGGTTATCATTTGCTTTACCCTTTTGTGGTGAATGATGGGTGGTTTTTAGTCAACCTAGGCTGGATTGCAGCTCCGCAATACCGTGAACAATTACCGGTACTGCCTGAGCACCATGGCGAGCTTAAAATTGCAGGTATTATTGCAAAACCTTCACAACTTATTGAGTTGTCTGCGGACTCACTGGATTCTGACTGGCCGTTAAGGGTTCAAAATCTGCATATTGATGAGCTATCAACGAATATGGATCTACCACTTCAGCCGTGGATATTACAAATTGATCCTGATAGCCCTGTCGCTTTGCAGCAAACATGGACCCCTGTGGTAATGGGGCCGCAAAAACATTATGCCTATGCATTGCAATGGTTTTTGTTAGCTGTTGCGGTGTCGGGTTTAGCATTCTGGTGGTTAAAACCATCCAGCACGCACCATCAGGAATGA
- a CDS encoding COX15/CtaA family protein: protein MRLFSFKSLIYFTFLLSLCVIALGAYTRLTEAGLGCPDWPGCYGFILVPQSTEQQLAAQQIFPSSPLEVEKAWNEMVHRYFAGSLGILILLINVLAWRRKYAPKLLPAFLLVTVIFQALLGMWTVTMALMPIVVMGHLLGGFITASLLLLLVLRVRQQERKSTAIFSSMLHSPRSSSSYLKVLALGALFVVVGQIALGGWTASNYAAVACTQLPVCEGDWQGNFDPTAFEPIQPVHDSYQYGVLNYHQRVSIHVAHRIGAMVTTAILILLISFLLRTAGLRKYGLTLTAALIVQVSLGITNIVASLPLLVAVGHNVMGVVLLLSIVATNYRIYCGQQILQGSHLFAREGRNHG from the coding sequence ATGCGATTATTTAGCTTTAAATCTCTTATCTATTTTACTTTTCTTCTTTCTCTTTGTGTTATCGCCTTAGGCGCTTATACCCGTTTGACTGAAGCTGGCTTAGGCTGTCCAGATTGGCCTGGCTGTTACGGTTTTATTTTGGTCCCCCAAAGCACTGAGCAGCAATTGGCCGCACAACAAATTTTCCCCTCTTCGCCGCTAGAGGTTGAAAAAGCATGGAATGAAATGGTGCATCGTTACTTTGCAGGTAGTTTAGGCATATTAATTTTACTGATTAATGTGCTGGCTTGGCGACGCAAATACGCCCCCAAATTATTGCCTGCTTTCTTGTTAGTCACTGTTATTTTTCAGGCCTTGCTTGGTATGTGGACGGTCACCATGGCACTGATGCCTATTGTGGTGATGGGGCATTTATTAGGCGGCTTTATCACTGCTTCTTTATTATTGCTATTGGTACTGAGAGTCCGGCAACAAGAGCGTAAATCTACCGCTATTTTTTCTTCAATGTTGCATTCACCGCGGTCATCTTCAAGTTATTTAAAAGTATTAGCACTGGGTGCGTTATTTGTGGTGGTGGGTCAGATTGCGCTGGGCGGGTGGACGGCATCTAACTATGCCGCAGTAGCGTGTACTCAATTGCCTGTGTGTGAAGGTGATTGGCAAGGTAATTTTGACCCAACGGCATTTGAACCTATTCAGCCTGTTCATGATAGTTATCAATATGGGGTACTTAACTATCATCAACGTGTATCGATTCATGTTGCTCATCGAATCGGTGCGATGGTGACCACGGCAATATTAATATTATTGATTAGCTTTTTGCTGCGTACAGCCGGGTTACGAAAATATGGACTCACCCTCACTGCTGCATTAATTGTGCAAGTGAGTTTAGGGATCACGAATATTGTGGCGAGCTTACCTTTGCTGGTCGCTGTGGGGCATAACGTAATGGGTGTCGTTTTATTATT